A single window of Apodemus sylvaticus chromosome 4, mApoSyl1.1, whole genome shotgun sequence DNA harbors:
- the Rpl34 gene encoding 60S ribosomal protein L34, which produces MVQRLTYRRRLSYNTASNKTRLSRTPGNRIVYLYTKKVGKAPKSACGVCPGRLRGVRAVRPKVLMRLSKTKKHVSRAYGGSMCAKCVRDRIKRAFLIEEQKIVVKVLKAQAQSQKAK; this is translated from the exons ATGGTCCAGCGATTGACATACCGTCGTAGGCTCTCCTACAATACAGCCTCTAACAAAACTAGGCT GTCTCGAACCCCTGGCAACAGGATTGTTTACCTTTACACCAAGAAAGTTGGGAAGGCACCTAAATCAGCATGTGGCGTGTGCCCAGGCCGACTGCGAGGG GTTCGTGCTGTGAGACCCAAAGTCCTTATGAGATTGTCTAAGACAAAGAAGCACGTCAGCAGGGCCTATGGTGGCTCCATGTGTGCCAAATGCGTCCGTGACAG gaTCAAGCGGGCTTTCCTTATTGAGGAGCAGAAGATCGTGGTGAAAGTGTTGAAGGCACAAGCTCAGagtcagaaagcaaaataa